The window GACATGCTGCGCCGTTGCGTTTTGAATTTAACACGCAATGCCTTGGATGCCATGCCCGAGAGCGGAACGTTGGTCATTACTTCCTACAGTGGACCGCAAGGTTTTGAATTGGAAATTGCCGACAGCGGGCCGGGACTTTCCGACGAGGTTCGCCATCACATGGCGGAGCCGTTTTTCACGACCAAGAGCAACGGCACAGGCTTGGGTTTGGCCATCGTTTCCTACATTGCCGAAGTTCACGGCGGCGACCTTACCGCGCGCAATTGCCCGGAAGGGGGCGCCGCCTTTACGCTCCGCATTCCCGTGAAACAGCAGCAGCGCGCTTTGAAAGCAGCCGCGTG of the Pirellulales bacterium genome contains:
- a CDS encoding HAMP domain-containing sensor histidine kinase, encoding MNCELLDKLAASFTSRDATVNDLLHFTTDCNPMRRPVALRQLIEEVLQSFSSPLQAQHIVVELDVPPVHYVFADYDMLRRCVLNLTRNALDAMPESGTLVITSYSGPQGFELEIADSGPGLSDEVRHHMAEPFFTTKSNGTGLGLAIVSYIAEVHGGDLTARNCPEGGAAFTLRIPVKQQQRALKAAA